From the genome of Candidatus Neomarinimicrobiota bacterium, one region includes:
- a CDS encoding N-acetyltransferase: MNVIEVSNKAHLDRFIDFPYQLYKGHPYWVPPLRVDIKTQLSPDKHPFYRHVAHTFFLATHSGRDVGRMAVFHNRKHNQVYRVNVGMFGYLDMVDDIEVTAALMEAARAWLKQFEASHLQGPYNPDVNGSIGILKDTFDSPPMILMPYNYPYYAQHLEQLGFAKVKDVWTYELRTPVEVPQRLIEFIQRIEARGRFSIRRINMKRFWDEVELVKKIYNEAWAENWGALWLDDEEFAHIAKDLKLLVDPDLAYIAEVDGRVAGFSIALPNINEALRHLPGGRLFPLGLFKLLWHKRRISSLRAFTMGVLKPYRQLGIDAAFYLKTLTTGLDKGYHVGEASWILEDNTIMNNTLQRIGAQKIKTYRIYGQSIS; the protein is encoded by the coding sequence GTGAATGTCATAGAAGTATCTAACAAGGCTCACCTGGACCGATTCATAGACTTCCCATATCAGCTTTATAAAGGGCATCCTTACTGGGTGCCTCCGCTGCGGGTGGATATAAAAACCCAGCTGTCGCCGGACAAGCACCCTTTCTACCGCCACGTAGCGCACACTTTTTTTCTAGCGACCCATAGCGGCCGCGATGTGGGCCGCATGGCCGTCTTTCACAACCGCAAGCACAACCAGGTATACCGGGTGAACGTCGGCATGTTCGGTTACCTGGACATGGTGGATGATATTGAGGTAACGGCGGCCCTCATGGAAGCGGCGCGCGCCTGGTTGAAGCAGTTCGAAGCCTCCCACCTCCAGGGTCCATATAACCCCGATGTCAACGGCTCCATCGGCATTCTTAAGGACACTTTTGATTCGCCGCCCATGATCCTGATGCCTTATAACTACCCCTATTATGCCCAGCACCTGGAACAGCTGGGCTTCGCTAAGGTGAAGGATGTGTGGACCTACGAGCTGCGTACGCCGGTGGAGGTTCCCCAGCGATTGATCGAATTCATCCAGAGAATCGAAGCCAGAGGCCGCTTTTCCATTCGCAGGATCAATATGAAACGTTTCTGGGATGAGGTGGAGTTGGTGAAAAAGATTTATAATGAGGCGTGGGCCGAGAACTGGGGTGCCCTGTGGTTGGACGACGAGGAGTTCGCCCACATCGCCAAGGACCTCAAGCTGCTGGTCGATCCCGATCTGGCCTACATCGCGGAAGTCGACGGCCGAGTGGCGGGCTTCTCTATTGCTCTGCCCAACATTAACGAAGCCCTCAGGCATCTGCCCGGTGGACGCCTTTTTCCTCTGGGGCTATTCAAGCTCCTCTGGCACAAGCGGCGCATCAGCTCTCTACGGGCCTTTACGATGGGTGTGCTGAAACCCTACCGGCAGTTGGGTATTGACGCCGCTTTTTACCTAAAAACCTTAACGACCGGGCTGGATAAAGGTTACCATGTGGGAGAGGCGTCATGGATTCTGGAAGACAACACCATCATGAACAACACCCTGCAAAGAATTGGCGCTCAAAAAATAAAGACTTACCGCATTTATGGCCAATCCATCTCGTGA